The following are from one region of the Erwinia billingiae Eb661 genome:
- a CDS encoding RidA family protein: MSQPTHTRIRMFNTKDTYPNQALNNDLCQAVRAGNTVYVRGQVGTDFDGNLVGLGDAGLQAGQAMKNIKQLLEEAGSDLSHIVKTTTYIVDPRYREPVYLVVGEWLKGVFPISTGLVVSALAQPQWLVEIDVIAVIPEA, encoded by the coding sequence ATGAGTCAACCAACCCATACCCGTATCCGCATGTTTAACACGAAAGACACCTATCCTAATCAGGCGCTGAATAACGATCTTTGTCAGGCGGTGCGTGCCGGCAATACGGTGTATGTGCGCGGGCAGGTCGGGACGGATTTCGATGGCAATCTGGTTGGGCTCGGTGATGCCGGCCTACAAGCCGGACAGGCAATGAAAAATATCAAACAGCTGCTGGAAGAAGCGGGCAGCGATCTCAGCCATATCGTCAAAACCACGACCTACATTGTCGATCCGCGCTACCGTGAGCCGGTATATCTGGTGGTGGGCGAGTGGCTGAAGGGCGTTTTCCCAATCTCTACCGGTCTGGTGGTTTCAGCACTGGCCCAGCCGCAGTGGCTGGTGGAAATTGATGTCATCGCCGTGATCCCGGAGGCATAA
- the argE gene encoding acetylornithine deacetylase — translation MNNLTTRELLAKLIAFDTVSRNSNLALMVWVQDYLSGYGVSSQLLTDASGEKANLLAVIGPQERAGIVLSGHTDVVPVDGQQWQSDPFQLREADGCLYGRGTADMKSWLAAVLALVPQLVAQPLRLPVWLAFSHDEEVGCKGVPALLAHLARVPVLPAACIVGEPTNMRPILGHKGKIALRCEVTGLAGHSAYTPQGVNAIEYAVRIIQQLMALAEKLKTQQNLAFDPPFSTLQTGVIRGGEVLNIVPAHCQFDFEIRTLPGVDAQSLVDEIESECQQHLLPEMQRVSPDCRITFSPLSHYPGLQSESSDALAAVLHLLPPPDSLCTVAFGTEGGLFQQMGIPTVVCGPGDMAQGHKADEFIRLDQLAECDRFLQRLCQSMRE, via the coding sequence ATGAATAATCTGACCACCCGCGAGCTGCTGGCGAAGCTGATCGCCTTTGATACCGTCAGCCGCAACAGCAATCTGGCGCTGATGGTCTGGGTGCAGGATTACCTGTCCGGCTATGGCGTCAGCAGCCAGCTTTTGACCGATGCCAGCGGGGAAAAAGCTAATCTGCTGGCGGTGATTGGTCCGCAGGAACGCGCTGGCATCGTGCTCTCCGGGCATACCGATGTGGTGCCGGTGGACGGGCAGCAGTGGCAAAGCGATCCTTTCCAGCTGCGTGAAGCCGATGGCTGTCTGTACGGTCGCGGCACGGCCGACATGAAGAGTTGGCTGGCTGCGGTATTAGCGCTGGTCCCGCAGCTGGTTGCTCAGCCGTTGCGTCTGCCGGTGTGGCTGGCATTCAGCCATGATGAAGAGGTGGGCTGCAAAGGTGTGCCGGCCCTTCTGGCGCATCTGGCCAGGGTGCCGGTACTGCCGGCAGCCTGCATCGTCGGTGAGCCGACCAACATGCGGCCGATCCTTGGGCATAAAGGCAAAATCGCGTTGCGCTGTGAGGTGACTGGCCTGGCGGGTCATTCCGCCTATACGCCGCAGGGAGTGAATGCTATCGAGTACGCGGTGCGAATTATTCAGCAGCTCATGGCGCTGGCGGAAAAGTTAAAAACACAGCAAAACCTGGCCTTCGATCCGCCGTTTTCAACCCTGCAAACCGGGGTGATCCGGGGCGGTGAGGTGTTGAATATTGTGCCGGCACACTGCCAGTTCGATTTTGAGATCCGCACGCTGCCTGGCGTTGATGCGCAGTCGCTGGTGGATGAAATCGAAAGCGAGTGCCAACAGCATCTGTTGCCGGAAATGCAGCGGGTCTCGCCAGACTGTCGCATCACCTTCAGTCCGCTCAGCCATTATCCCGGTTTACAGAGCGAGAGCAGCGACGCGCTGGCGGCGGTTCTGCACCTTCTGCCGCCGCCGGATAGCCTGTGTACCGTGGCGTTTGGCACCGAAGGCGGGCTGTTCCAGCAGATGGGGATCCCGACGGTAGTTTGTGGGCCGGGTGATATGGCCCAGGGACACAAGGCCGATGAGTTTATTCGCCTCGACCAGCTGGCAGAGTGCGACCGCTTCCTGCAGCGGCTGTGCCAGTCGATGCGGGAATAA
- a CDS encoding response regulator transcription factor: MNESPIWLIDDDASIRESLSFLLQTLGWQVNTFDSIAAFESDASVTPSLTGCLLLDIRMPGKSGLSWLEETSRHYPLLPVILMTGHGTIDLCRRAFQHGAWEFFTKPIDSDALIECISEAFKESELRAGQRQERQQLENKFAQLTNREREVLALLVEGQSAKEIAKTLALSPRTAEAHRASIFARLEVNNLATLVWQYARLQTLSEPGRSTRHDG; encoded by the coding sequence ATGAACGAGTCACCTATCTGGCTGATTGACGATGATGCGTCGATCAGGGAATCCCTGAGCTTTCTGTTGCAGACGCTGGGCTGGCAGGTTAACACCTTCGACAGCATTGCCGCCTTTGAAAGCGACGCGTCGGTCACGCCCTCGCTGACCGGTTGCCTGTTGCTGGATATCCGCATGCCGGGAAAAAGCGGGCTGAGCTGGCTGGAAGAGACGTCCCGTCACTATCCGCTGCTGCCGGTGATCCTGATGACCGGCCACGGCACTATCGACCTGTGCCGCCGGGCGTTCCAGCACGGTGCCTGGGAGTTTTTTACCAAACCCATCGACAGCGATGCGCTGATTGAGTGCATCAGCGAGGCCTTCAAAGAGAGCGAACTGCGCGCCGGGCAACGGCAGGAACGGCAGCAGTTGGAGAATAAGTTTGCTCAGCTGACGAACCGTGAGCGCGAGGTGCTGGCGCTGCTGGTCGAAGGGCAGAGCGCCAAAGAGATCGCTAAGACGCTGGCGCTTTCCCCGCGTACCGCCGAAGCGCATCGTGCCTCGATCTTTGCCCGCCTTGAGGTCAATAACCTGGCAACGCTGGTCTGGCAGTATGCCCGGCTGCAAACCCTGTCTGAACCTGGTAGATCTACCAGGCACGATGGGTAA
- a CDS encoding DUF1090 domain-containing protein, which translates to MKKIILLTSLLMVLGSAQAAEPATGCSAKRAEVVEQIKYADAHGNSSQKAGLEKALKEIDQHCTNEGLLADRQQRVSEKQAKVAEREADLREAQASGNSKKIAKQQKKLDSANEELKDAQAQLSK; encoded by the coding sequence ATGAAAAAAATCATTCTACTGACTTCGCTGCTGATGGTGTTGGGTTCAGCCCAGGCCGCGGAACCGGCAACCGGCTGCTCCGCTAAACGCGCAGAGGTTGTCGAACAAATTAAGTATGCCGATGCCCATGGCAACAGTTCACAGAAAGCGGGCCTGGAAAAAGCGCTGAAAGAGATCGATCAGCACTGCACTAATGAAGGTCTGCTGGCCGATCGCCAACAGAGGGTCAGCGAAAAGCAGGCCAAAGTCGCCGAGCGCGAAGCCGATCTGCGTGAAGCGCAGGCCAGCGGCAACAGCAAGAAAATTGCCAAACAGCAGAAGAAACTGGACAGCGCTAACGAAGAGTTAAAAGACGCGCAGGCGCAGTTGAGCAAGTAA
- a CDS encoding GlcG/HbpS family heme-binding protein → MKKTLSALAVLACFSALPVHAASLTEKNISLQQANELASAVIQSCSAKKYNVSVTVLDRGGNVKALQRMDNAGPHTVEASRMKAFTALSAKNASGKVMEAAQSNAGAANMRDIPGFLLLAGGLPLRDGDQVIGAVGVGGAPGGNLDEQCAQAAIDNVSKG, encoded by the coding sequence ATGAAAAAGACCCTTTCTGCTCTGGCCGTACTGGCCTGCTTTAGCGCACTGCCGGTACATGCCGCGTCGCTGACTGAAAAAAACATTTCTCTGCAGCAGGCCAATGAATTGGCGTCTGCCGTCATTCAGTCCTGTTCGGCGAAAAAATATAACGTCAGCGTGACCGTCCTCGATCGTGGCGGCAACGTGAAAGCCCTGCAGCGCATGGATAACGCCGGCCCGCACACCGTTGAAGCCAGCCGCATGAAGGCCTTCACCGCGCTGAGCGCGAAAAATGCCTCTGGCAAAGTGATGGAAGCCGCGCAGTCGAACGCCGGTGCCGCCAATATGCGTGACATCCCGGGTTTCCTGTTGCTGGCTGGTGGTTTGCCGCTGCGTGATGGTGACCAGGTGATCGGCGCGGTAGGCGTGGGTGGTGCACCAGGCGGAAATCTGGATGAGCAGTGTGCTCAGGCCGCTATCGATAATGTGTCCAAAGGCTAA
- a CDS encoding sensor histidine kinase: MTFPLIKRSLIIWLLLMVIPLMVVPGIQLYQQWKALNKAFQEVELQIAYRLTQNAAVLPLISPGSDAKALNHKFPQIVAIEPLPGGSSEEVRITLADNGRYWLNNPWQNVRELVDFRPVIAAALQQAEFSHLTLRWQENVLLTAGSGQSGGIWHWSTTFAQEIQPFELTADASANWAAVKIWPSLLLALLLSGLVLLLHQLQRQRQADRRAQFYQHSQLNALGEITAGMVHEINQPLTAIQTWLQGAQRLVAKGDLSLLPKALEGALSQTQRIALLLQRFRDHLEQREVKMEAVDVKRLWGHVEDLLAREIREGEIAVQRDFITPAPLVRADRLWLEQVLHNLLSNAVQAQSAQRKGWVRVHCRVDDRSVLITLTDGGKGFSEEGLKQALMPFYTTRAEGIGLGMTLAETLVLRMNGTIRLSNHEAGGACIHLRFQLWEKQ; this comes from the coding sequence GTGACATTTCCGCTGATAAAACGCAGCCTGATCATCTGGTTACTGCTGATGGTGATCCCGCTGATGGTGGTGCCCGGCATTCAGCTGTATCAACAATGGAAAGCGCTCAATAAGGCGTTTCAGGAAGTGGAGCTGCAGATTGCGTACCGGCTGACGCAGAATGCGGCGGTATTGCCGCTGATCTCACCCGGCAGCGATGCCAAAGCGCTTAATCACAAATTCCCGCAAATTGTCGCCATTGAACCCCTGCCTGGCGGAAGCTCTGAAGAAGTGCGGATTACCCTCGCGGATAATGGCCGTTACTGGCTGAATAATCCCTGGCAGAATGTCCGCGAGCTGGTGGACTTCCGCCCGGTCATCGCCGCGGCATTGCAGCAGGCTGAGTTCAGCCATCTGACGCTACGCTGGCAGGAAAACGTGCTGCTGACTGCAGGCAGCGGGCAGTCTGGCGGGATCTGGCACTGGTCGACGACCTTTGCGCAAGAGATCCAGCCGTTTGAGCTGACCGCTGACGCGTCGGCAAACTGGGCGGCAGTCAAAATATGGCCTTCGTTACTGCTGGCGCTGCTGCTCAGTGGGCTGGTTCTGCTGCTGCACCAGCTGCAGCGCCAGCGCCAGGCCGATCGCCGCGCGCAGTTTTATCAGCATTCACAGCTCAACGCGCTAGGCGAAATTACTGCGGGCATGGTGCATGAGATCAATCAGCCGCTAACCGCCATCCAGACCTGGTTACAGGGCGCGCAGAGGCTGGTGGCCAAGGGCGATCTCAGCCTGCTGCCGAAAGCGCTTGAGGGCGCTTTAAGCCAGACTCAGCGCATTGCCTTACTGCTGCAGCGCTTCCGCGATCACCTTGAACAACGTGAAGTAAAGATGGAAGCGGTGGACGTGAAACGTCTGTGGGGGCATGTCGAGGATCTGCTGGCGCGGGAGATCCGCGAAGGCGAGATAGCCGTGCAGCGCGATTTTATTACGCCAGCACCGCTGGTGCGCGCCGACCGCCTGTGGCTGGAGCAGGTGCTGCATAATCTGTTAAGCAATGCGGTGCAGGCGCAGAGCGCGCAGCGCAAAGGCTGGGTACGGGTACACTGCAGGGTGGACGATCGCAGCGTGCTGATAACGCTGACCGACGGCGGGAAAGGATTTTCGGAAGAGGGCCTGAAGCAGGCGCTGATGCCGTTCTACACCACCCGCGCCGAGGGGATCGGGCTGGGGATGACGCTGGCGGAAACCCTGGTATTACGCATGAACGGGACGATTCGCCTGTCGAACCATGAGGCTGGCGGAGCCTGCATACACCTGCGTTTTCAGCTTTGGGAGAAGCAATGA
- a CDS encoding DUF1028 domain-containing protein, with protein sequence MTFSIAGFCPRSGQYGIALSSSSLAVAARCPWVMSGVGAVSSQNITLPALGPRILARLAQGETADVALKAVMDAEPYADWRQVTVLDGRGDSAVFSGQKTLGINHHRQGLNCVAAGNMLADREVIEAMVRQFCADPRQSLGDRLIASLQAGLKTGGEAGPIYSAGMKVVSSESWPLTDLRVDWFEEDAIGELARIWQLWQPQSEAYLTRAINPAAAPSYGVPGDE encoded by the coding sequence ATGACCTTTTCCATCGCCGGTTTTTGCCCGCGCAGCGGGCAGTATGGTATTGCACTCAGCTCATCCAGCCTGGCCGTTGCCGCACGCTGCCCGTGGGTGATGAGCGGCGTGGGCGCGGTGTCCAGCCAGAACATTACCTTACCGGCCCTGGGGCCGAGAATTCTTGCCCGGCTGGCGCAGGGGGAAACGGCCGACGTGGCGTTGAAAGCGGTGATGGATGCCGAACCTTACGCCGACTGGCGGCAGGTGACGGTGCTGGACGGCAGGGGTGACAGCGCGGTTTTTTCTGGCCAGAAAACGCTGGGCATCAATCATCACCGGCAGGGGCTGAACTGTGTGGCCGCTGGCAATATGCTGGCAGATCGCGAGGTGATTGAGGCGATGGTCCGCCAGTTTTGTGCCGATCCGCGCCAGTCGCTGGGCGATCGCCTGATTGCCTCCTTGCAGGCCGGGCTGAAGACCGGTGGCGAAGCCGGGCCGATCTATTCGGCGGGCATGAAGGTGGTCAGCAGTGAAAGCTGGCCGCTGACCGATCTGCGGGTGGACTGGTTTGAAGAGGATGCCATTGGCGAGCTGGCACGGATCTGGCAGCTGTGGCAGCCGCAAAGTGAAGCCTATCTGACGCGCGCGATCAATCCTGCTGCTGCACCCAGTTACGGCGTGCCGGGCGATGAATAA
- a CDS encoding LysR family transcriptional regulator yields the protein MKITLEELRAWVVVVDTGSITAAAEQLSQTTSGISRALSRLEKKLQTTLLHRTTRRIALTEEGQIFLEHAREILRSVETAEEQIAQRREIPSGRLRVNAATPFMLHVIVPLLDEFTARYPLIQLELNTDDLVIDLLEQQTDIAIRIGELRDSSIHARALGSSRLRLVASPDYLAKYGVPTRVEDLDDHRLLGFSQLDRHNVWPVWKSEGEPLQIKPTMSASSGETLRQLAVYGQGIVRISDFLSREDRASGRLVTVLDDLTREMHHPIHAVYYRNTTLSVRISCFLDFLSEQIASKPLL from the coding sequence TTGAAAATCACGCTTGAAGAACTGCGGGCCTGGGTCGTGGTTGTCGATACCGGTTCGATCACCGCTGCCGCCGAGCAGCTGAGCCAGACCACTTCCGGCATCAGCCGTGCGTTGAGCAGGCTGGAAAAGAAGCTGCAGACCACCTTATTGCACCGTACCACCCGACGCATCGCCCTGACCGAAGAGGGCCAGATATTTCTGGAGCACGCGCGGGAGATCCTGCGTTCGGTCGAAACCGCCGAGGAGCAGATTGCTCAGCGTCGTGAAATCCCTTCTGGCCGCTTGCGGGTGAATGCCGCCACGCCGTTTATGCTGCATGTGATCGTGCCGTTACTGGACGAATTCACCGCGCGCTATCCATTGATCCAGCTTGAACTGAATACCGACGATCTGGTGATCGATCTGCTGGAGCAGCAGACCGATATCGCCATCCGGATTGGTGAACTCAGGGATTCCAGTATTCATGCCAGGGCATTAGGCAGCAGCCGGTTGCGGCTGGTGGCCAGCCCGGACTATCTGGCGAAATATGGCGTGCCAACCCGCGTGGAGGATCTGGACGATCACCGTTTGCTGGGCTTCAGCCAGTTAGATCGTCATAACGTCTGGCCGGTGTGGAAGAGTGAAGGAGAGCCGCTGCAAATCAAACCGACGATGTCGGCATCCAGTGGGGAAACGCTCAGGCAGCTGGCGGTTTACGGGCAGGGGATCGTGCGCATCTCTGATTTTCTCAGTCGCGAGGATCGCGCCAGCGGCAGGCTGGTTACCGTGCTGGATGACCTGACGCGCGAGATGCATCACCCGATCCACGCGGTCTACTACCGCAACACCACCTTATCGGTGCGCATCAGCTGCTTCCTGGATTTTCTTAGCGAGCAGATCGCCAGCAAGCCTTTGCTGTAA
- the ampC gene encoding class C beta-lactamase — MFKGLFPVVCLSAVLTLTSADAFSAPPLSSEQIKSVVDGQIAPLLKAQQIPGMAVAVIYQGHPWFFNYGVAEVKSGRPVSANTIFELGSVSKTFTGVLGGYAVQSGLIKLDDPVAKYSAELSGKQWRDITLLNLATYTAGGLPLQVPDAVTDQKSLWNYYQQWQPQWKAGTMRNYSNASIGLFGLLAVAKSNSSFASLMQQQVFNPLSLTHTYLRVPESAQADYAWGYKNGQPLRVTPGPLDEQAYGVKSSAQDMAKFLQANIDPDSLPSEDAVLKKSLLTAQKGYYQVGNFRQGLGWEMYDWPTNPQTIIADSANDVALKPREVHALVPARAATPASWIHKTGSTNGFGTYIAFIPAEKLGIVMLANKNYPNPTRVEAAANILQALR, encoded by the coding sequence ATGTTTAAAGGACTTTTCCCTGTTGTTTGCCTGTCTGCCGTACTGACGTTGACCTCTGCTGACGCTTTTTCTGCCCCGCCGCTGAGCAGTGAACAGATCAAGAGCGTGGTCGATGGCCAGATTGCCCCGCTGCTTAAAGCCCAGCAGATCCCCGGCATGGCCGTGGCAGTGATCTATCAGGGTCATCCCTGGTTCTTTAATTATGGCGTGGCGGAAGTGAAAAGCGGCCGTCCGGTTTCTGCCAACACTATTTTTGAGCTGGGCTCGGTCAGCAAAACCTTCACCGGCGTGCTGGGCGGCTATGCCGTGCAGAGCGGGCTTATCAAGCTCGACGATCCGGTGGCAAAATACAGTGCAGAATTGTCCGGCAAACAGTGGCGCGATATCACCCTGCTCAACCTCGCCACCTATACGGCGGGCGGATTGCCTCTGCAGGTGCCTGATGCGGTCACCGACCAGAAATCGCTGTGGAATTACTATCAGCAGTGGCAACCGCAGTGGAAAGCCGGAACCATGCGCAACTATTCCAACGCCAGCATTGGCCTGTTTGGACTGTTAGCCGTGGCGAAATCCAACAGCAGCTTTGCTTCGCTGATGCAGCAGCAGGTTTTCAACCCGTTAAGCCTGACCCACACCTACCTTCGCGTGCCCGAATCCGCACAGGCTGACTACGCCTGGGGCTATAAAAATGGCCAGCCGCTGCGCGTGACGCCAGGTCCATTGGACGAACAGGCGTACGGCGTGAAGTCCAGCGCGCAGGACATGGCGAAATTTTTACAGGCCAATATCGATCCCGACAGCCTGCCATCTGAGGACGCGGTGCTGAAAAAATCGCTGCTGACGGCGCAGAAAGGCTATTACCAGGTGGGGAATTTCCGGCAGGGACTGGGTTGGGAGATGTATGACTGGCCGACCAATCCCCAGACGATTATTGCCGACAGCGCCAATGACGTTGCCCTGAAGCCACGTGAAGTCCACGCGCTGGTGCCGGCCCGTGCGGCAACGCCCGCCAGCTGGATCCACAAGACCGGCAGCACCAATGGTTTTGGCACTTACATTGCCTTTATCCCTGCGGAGAAGCTCGGGATTGTGATGCTGGCGAACAAGAATTACCCGAACCCGACTCGCGTGGAAGCCGCGGCGAATATTCTGCAGGCATTGCGCTGA
- a CDS encoding nucleoside hydrolase produces MRTIIFDTDIGVDDAFALAYAAKTQTILGITTVFGNVPVDQAVKNARLFSQQIGLDVPIFRGCSRPLALSPMVNSTTVHGGDGLGDVLTNPFDGQADNAISFIIDSVKAHPGEITLVAIGPLTNIATAINLAPEIIPLVKELVIMGGAFGTNGHAGNVTPHSEFNIWKDPHAADQVFASALPLVILPLDVTHEVLITGEEIRALNVPVLTSISKGYLKYSLEREGFEGMALHDTLTLSWLSHPELFTTVNAPIRVVTEGITLGQTVRKTTELASRFNPYQHCRAQTLCLEVDAEKVKQAFLSCLRQSAQR; encoded by the coding sequence ATGAGAACCATCATTTTTGATACTGACATTGGCGTAGATGACGCCTTTGCGCTGGCTTACGCTGCCAAAACGCAGACCATTCTCGGCATTACCACCGTCTTCGGTAATGTGCCGGTCGATCAGGCAGTGAAAAATGCAAGGCTGTTTTCACAGCAGATTGGGCTGGATGTGCCGATCTTCCGTGGCTGCTCCCGACCACTTGCCCTTTCGCCGATGGTCAACAGTACTACCGTGCACGGCGGAGATGGCCTGGGCGATGTGCTGACAAATCCCTTTGACGGCCAGGCCGACAATGCCATCAGCTTTATCATCGACAGCGTGAAAGCCCATCCGGGAGAGATCACACTGGTGGCTATCGGTCCGTTGACCAACATTGCGACCGCGATCAATCTGGCGCCAGAGATTATTCCTCTGGTCAAAGAACTGGTGATTATGGGCGGTGCTTTTGGCACCAACGGGCACGCCGGAAACGTAACGCCGCACAGCGAATTCAATATCTGGAAGGATCCGCATGCTGCCGATCAGGTTTTCGCCTCAGCATTGCCGCTGGTGATCCTGCCGCTGGATGTGACGCATGAAGTGCTGATCACCGGCGAGGAGATCCGCGCGCTGAACGTACCGGTGCTGACCAGCATCTCCAAAGGCTATCTGAAATACAGCCTTGAGCGCGAAGGGTTTGAAGGTATGGCATTGCATGACACGCTGACCCTGTCCTGGCTCAGTCACCCCGAGCTGTTTACCACGGTCAATGCCCCGATCAGAGTGGTCACAGAAGGGATCACCCTTGGGCAGACGGTGCGGAAAACCACGGAGCTGGCCTCACGGTTTAACCCGTATCAGCACTGCCGCGCGCAGACCCTGTGTCTGGAAGTGGACGCCGAAAAGGTGAAACAGGCTTTTCTCAGCTGTTTACGGCAGTCGGCGCAGCGTTGA
- a CDS encoding LysR family transcriptional regulator — protein MAHFTLKQLKYFITVVEHRSIAEASRHLHIAQPSISTAIKSLEESFEQQLFIRHHAQGVSLTPSGRRFYEKAAELMRMSRQFEQNARADNDLVAGTLSVGCFETAAPLYMPKLIAGFKKLYPNIEVQIYDGEQHELTDGLHRGRFDMAILYRHELDSSIHAEQLKAPQKPYALLPADHPLALRSSVSLEELSHEPMILLDVVPSRNYFLDIFKQKGLSPNVAFSSPSIEMVRCMVGQGFGFSLLVTRPFPDFTYDGKRVKRVTIRDEMEGSCLVMAHLRHAEPTRPTQLFMEYCRAQELTPEHLSAAELLSQSVA, from the coding sequence ATGGCTCATTTCACCCTCAAACAGCTCAAATATTTTATAACCGTGGTGGAACATCGCAGTATTGCCGAGGCGTCGCGCCATCTGCACATTGCCCAACCGTCCATTTCAACGGCGATTAAAAGTCTGGAGGAGAGTTTCGAACAGCAATTATTTATCCGTCATCATGCGCAAGGGGTGTCGCTAACGCCGAGTGGACGTCGCTTCTATGAAAAGGCCGCTGAGTTAATGAGAATGTCCCGGCAGTTTGAGCAGAATGCCCGTGCAGACAATGACCTGGTCGCGGGAACGCTGTCGGTCGGCTGTTTTGAAACCGCGGCACCGCTGTATATGCCCAAGCTGATCGCCGGTTTTAAGAAGCTTTATCCCAATATCGAAGTGCAGATTTACGATGGCGAGCAGCATGAGCTGACCGACGGTCTGCATCGTGGGCGCTTTGATATGGCCATTCTGTATCGTCATGAACTGGACAGCAGCATCCATGCCGAGCAGCTGAAAGCCCCGCAAAAACCCTATGCGCTGTTGCCTGCCGATCATCCGCTGGCCTTACGCAGCAGCGTGAGCCTGGAAGAGCTGAGCCATGAGCCGATGATCCTGCTGGACGTGGTGCCAAGCCGGAACTATTTCCTCGATATCTTTAAGCAGAAAGGCCTGTCGCCAAACGTGGCGTTCAGCTCACCGTCGATTGAAATGGTGCGTTGTATGGTCGGTCAGGGCTTTGGTTTTTCGCTGCTGGTGACCCGGCCATTCCCGGACTTTACCTATGATGGCAAGCGCGTGAAGCGCGTGACCATCCGCGATGAGATGGAAGGATCGTGCCTGGTGATGGCGCACTTACGCCACGCAGAACCGACACGCCCGACGCAACTGTTTATGGAATATTGTCGCGCGCAGGAGCTGACGCCAGAACATCTCAGCGCAGCCGAGCTGCTCTCGCAGTCCGTGGCGTAA
- a CDS encoding flavin reductase family protein, whose product MSATVKEVPLITREAFISAMESCVTGVHIVATDGPAGREGATLSGMTAISTEPGLLMICLNRTSSLCSAIEENRGFSVNVLAEGQKMAAHAFSTFAQGEPQFADSHWTISPEGTPLLQGAIASFDCRLHQQWAVNDKVLLVGEVSAVYRHYGVPLARQARQYVLIQRDQY is encoded by the coding sequence ATGTCCGCCACTGTTAAAGAAGTGCCGCTTATTACCCGGGAAGCCTTTATTAGCGCGATGGAAAGCTGTGTCACCGGCGTGCACATTGTGGCCACTGACGGGCCAGCCGGCAGAGAGGGAGCAACTCTCAGCGGTATGACGGCCATTTCAACCGAGCCAGGGCTGTTGATGATCTGCCTTAACCGCACCAGTTCACTGTGCAGCGCCATAGAAGAAAATCGTGGTTTCAGTGTTAATGTACTGGCCGAAGGGCAAAAAATGGCCGCACACGCGTTTTCAACATTTGCGCAGGGTGAGCCGCAATTTGCCGACTCCCACTGGACCATCAGTCCGGAGGGAACGCCGCTGCTGCAGGGCGCCATTGCCAGTTTCGATTGCCGGTTGCATCAGCAGTGGGCGGTGAATGATAAGGTGTTACTGGTTGGCGAAGTCAGCGCAGTGTATCGCCATTATGGCGTGCCGCTGGCACGACAGGCGCGCCAGTATGTGCTGATCCAACGCGATCAATACTGA